GTTGGCTACCTTTGTGCTCTGCACTGCTGGGCTATCTTATCTTAGTTAGGCATACCTCATTTGCTCTGGTTTATGTTGGTTGATGTTAGTATGGAACCCAGAAAGTGGAACCCTCATCCCTTGTGTGTTCAGTTATCTTCATTAATTAAGCTATCAAACGGCATGGGTGAGCATGTCTTCGTTATCACCTTCATCTTGTTATTATTTAGTTATTGGTTCAACcatgttttctaaatttaagtATACTATGTTATGGGAGAGGATAAGTGGCCTGAAATCAGAACAGGTCCAGAGCGTATAAATGTACAGAACGGTATGAAATCAGAAGGGCATACAGGGGCGGATCAGAAATTTAGAATGCAAGGGTTGGAAATTAGGAAGTCAGGAACAGCGTCTGTGAAcatgaaagagaagagagaggggaTGGGAAGGATCTGATAGGTTTGGGTATTGggtcaattaaaaaaaaaaaaatatttggacCAGATTATGGACTTGGTTTGAAGGTTGAATTGGGGTTTGAGGAACATGGGCcggttaaaatcaaaatcaatacgGGTTGATAActcgaaaattaaaaaaaaataatttaaataaatttggattgaGATTGACATGAGCTGAAATCCAATCCAACCCTTCCTCAGATCAACCTCTGGGTATacagattaaattaaatttaaacataactcAACATATACCATAATATAAATGAAAGTAAAGGAGCCAACTTGTAATAGTGAAAATAACAAGTTACAGCTCTTGTAGTTAACTCTGTGCTGATAACTAAGGGCAACAAATCAATTTAAGCTAACAACAAACGTTACACAATCTAACAGCAAACTCACACAATTTCCACAAGTGCCTTCACATGTTACACCCCCCATGTATTGCCAGGCTTATGGGTTGGTGGGGCCCTAAGCTGTAGGAGGCAGCGACACAGCTgacctctctctatctctctcgccATCCTACGCAAGCATTTAGTAGTGTCACCATTGCTTGACCGACGATTGTGTATTTGTCGTGCCTTGTTTTTGGTCTCCTTCTTCTCGTTGGCAATCTCATCTCATGGCTCTTATCAGTGTCTGCGGTCTCCTTCCTTTGGCGTCTCCTCCCTCCCGTGTCTCTCATCCTTCTCTTGATGTGTCATTTTTTTGGGACCTCTTTTTGGAGGTCTAGACATAAGTCTTAATGGTTTATGCCTCAAGCAAGTCCTGTGTATTGCTAGATAGAATGGTCAAAATTTGACCACATCATCAATAATTTTGGATTaagacattttttaaattttattttgcttttatttaataaaatttaaaattattaatttaggagactaaatttgagagagagagatggccaCGAAATTAACAAGGATTAGTTAATGCATGGTTGAGCGAGACGCAGTGCCCGAACAAACTATGAATtaattgtttaataatttatttgacagTAAGAGACTAAAGTATGAGAACAACACTTGTGGGCAGCAGCCGATCATTCCTTACCTAGCTGCCACCGCTTTGGatacgtacatacatacatacgtaCTAGTGCGCTTTCATCTTacataattatcaattttattatcattaaccGGAAAAAAACTGGCAATCACTTTTCCGACGACGACCAACACACCGACCGACCGGACGACGATTAATTATTGACGCAACGAACGAACGAACGAACGAACCCGGAGCATCATCATCAATCAACATATATCATGCATGATCAGGCCATGGACGAATCCAAGGCCATGATGGTGCTGAGATTCATGGGGCTCATGTACTTGGTGGACCCCGTCATGATCTGCTGCACGATGATCTTGTTGGCCTTCTCCGACGGGTGGAAGGGGTCCCAGAACGCGTACAAATCCCTGTTCGGGCACAGGTTCGACACGACCGTGCACAGCCCGATGCCGTTGTTGGGCCCCTGCCCGCAGCAAGCGATCTTTGAGGTCACGAACCCGTACGCCGCGGGATCTGTAAAATACATAGTTTGCAATGTttaatggaaagaaaagaaagcgtAGTTGCATTTAGAAGATTCGTCTTTTGCTGGTAGTACCTCTGATGAAGTCGTTGTGCATCTCCTGGGCGTTGGCGGCGATGAAGATGTGGCTGCCCAGCTTCTGGTTGAGGGAGTTGATCATCTGGATGAGCTGCGGGTTGAAGAGGCCGGCGGCTTGTTGGAGCTCCGGCACGCAGTTGCCGTCGCGGCTCCGCATGCCCAGCTCCGCCGGCACGCATCCCAGTGGCCCCGTCCCGGTCACCAGCACTCTTCGGGCGCCCAAATCATATAGCCTCTGCATGCAATTAAGGAGATTCTTAATTGTTTTGTTTGGTTCGCTTtcgaattatttatttatttatttgtattcatCAATCATCATATATCTATCTAcctcatttaattaattttaatgcaCTGTCCATCTATTCGATTTATAGATCCCAATCTATATATATGTcacatatagagagagaaatatggCATCTTTCTacatatttaaattgaaaaatgatatttttttaaacttatattATGAAAAGCTCGAGTAACACATATGGTAATctgaaaacaataaaatcatAAGAGATTTGGGGagaattaaagtaaaattataggAATATAATGAGAGCTTTTCACCTAATGAACAAGGTTtgtgcaaaaaattaaaaaaatccaaaaaaaaaattacataaccttaaaaatattttttaaccatATGGCCTTAAAAATGGGCCAACCCTTATAATTATGACAATTATAACTCAGTTAGTCGATAGATATATATTTCCGTTattaccccaaaaaaaaataagtctttagatattttttatataattttcttcatatatatatatatataatattatgatgTGCGAAGAAGAGCCACCAGCTATCCACGTACACCTACTTGCAGTTGCCTTTAAATTAACCCACATTTGGTAATAGGATTCCTAACATGCATGGCTCGTGTCCTGCTGAAAAAGTGAAAACCAAACCCTCTAAACCACTCCTTTCTACAGTCCCCATTTGATACTACGTACGTATAACTACATCGCACACATCGACGCGATAATTAATAAAGGTATCTCATCTTGTCTCCTTAATGTCACTATGGGAAAATGTCATATTCTTACCGAAAATAGAAAGCAAAAGGCCTGGCTAGGTATCAGTACGTACCTGTAAAATTTTGCGATACTCGGTGATTAGATATTTGACGTAATCGGGGAGAGCGTACTGGCGAGATCTTGCAGAGTAGGGGACCAAGAAGTAGTTGTTGACAAAGTCATTGCCTCCGAGGGTGATGAGAACAAGGGCTTGGTTCACCATTTTCGTAGTTTGTTCCCTCCCTATCATACGACTCACTCTCTCCTGGTACTGCTGGAAGTAAGCCAGCTGCTGCGATATTCTGATTATGTTCACCTGCATGGCCATGCAAATGcaaatctaaattaatttcttctcattttgaTCAGTACTACTGAGGAAAGAATGGGAGACTGGGACTTACAAACTGGACTCCAGTGTCGTTAAGTATTCCAATTCCTGCAGAAGCGAAGTTGGCGCCGACCAGAAGCTTCTGCCCGGTGAGCTCCGGGCTCAGGTACGGCAATGTGGGTTCTGACCCAATACTCTGGCCTGATCAATTATAACcaaattatatatatccataCTCGAGATCGATGATCAATCATAATTACTTATAACCTTACTTTAATCTTTTCGTGTTTGAATCACCTACAGTACTCATGCATATATAATGATGATAGAAAGGCCGAATGCATGGACTGagatataatttaatttaaccccCACACTTGCTTGTGGGCCCGGGTGGGCCCCGCAACCCAAAAGCAAATGGAGACTCTATCGGCCTTCCTATCACTGTTGTTCAAGTATAATCATTTGGTAACCAATCCAATCGGTAATGGCATGCGGGAAGCTCTAGAACCGCGTCAACACAAACAATTAACAATCAAAGAAAGGCAGGTGCAAATTAGGTAACGTGATCAAGGAAGACGATCGAGTTCAAATATAGTACACTCAACTGATAATGTCGGGGATGTTAAGGCCGTTGGAGAAGCGGCCAGTCGGGCGGTGGGTGGGGTAGTCGATGCCGTAGGGCGGCGAGTCAGCGCGGGCGGTGGTGGCCAAGTAGTTGTTGTTGCCGCTGTCCACGAGCGAGTCCCCGAATACGAAGAAGGCCCGGGCCTCGGCCTGCCGAAAAACACCGTCGGCCGCCAATGCCAGAGCCAAAAGAAGCCACAGACAAGAAAAGGAGGAGGAGTAGGAGCTTGCCGCCATGCCTccagaagagaagaaaataaatattaagagaAGTGTGGGGGTCGGGGATAGAGTTGGATGAGGGGGTACTCATGGGGAtgggtatatatacatgtaaacttGTGGGGTTACATGAGATAGGAGAAAGCAGCGCAGCTGCTAGCTAGCTTTAGGGCTTTGGGTAGTAGGACTGCAAGTAGTTAGTTTAATCAATTGGACAGTTGTTGGGCAGATGGTCAGCTGAACTTTTCAACCTCTAGCTATATAGCTGAGCTTATAATGCGCCAACCCACACTCACGGCCGTACCTTCCACGAGGCAACcacatgaaaaattaactatttaGGGCCCAAACCATCCTCTTATAAGGGCCCACTGCCCAGACCCAGCTGCCCACCCCCTCCCTCTCCTTCTGCAAAGCTTCGCCCTGCCCTTCTCCCTTTCTCGCTTTCGCTGCTTCCCTTGCTCCGTCCATCACTCCTAGCTTTGCGTTTGCCCTCGCTCCCGTCTCTTGCTGCTTTGTTGGACCGTCGCTCgttgcctctctctcctctcgtTGCTTCGTCATCGGTCGCCCTTCGCTCTCTCTCCGTTACTCACTGCCTCTTTCTCACTCCGTGACTTCATCgcgctgcctctctctcgccctcCGTCACTCGCCCTCGCCGACTAAATCTGCATCTGTTTTAAGCCTTCAAATTTTAGATCTATTTCAGCCTTCAAGTTCAAGACTTCAAATTTCAGCGGTTAGTTGCTACGATTTGGagcccatttttacattttgtcTCAGGGTCTCAAAATCTCAAGTACGGCATTGCCCACATTTCATCTCCCCTCACTCTAGCTATTTACACCACATATATAAGTTATGACCAATTTTTCATTAGGAtcaataatttttcttgtgtttatatatgtgtgtgtgtgtgatggaACATGTCTAATTATATCACTCCTTACTAGGCTAATGAAAGGGATGCAAGCCAAGAAGGTCCCTGCAGCTCTGTCTTGTCACCAGCCTGTTAATCCAAAAATTGAATTCACATAGAGAAAGGGCACTGGTTATAATTATACAGCTAATAAGGCATTGCTAGTGCCCCATGGTCATGACTTATATGGCATGATGAGCAGTTAATCTAGTCTGGCTACCACATTCATTCAAGGTAATTAatactatatacatacatataatatatatatataaatagtttttttttaacatctaattatATACGATCCACGTCTTATACAGTCACCATTTCCAAATACATATTATAAGAGTCATAGAAAGGGTCTCTGTCTGTGTCTTGTAAAAATGGGTAATAAGAGGTAAGTAGAGTAGCTCCAAACGACTCCTTTCACTATTAAATTGGATTGAGCTACACTTTTATACTTACTAATTCAGCCAAGACATGATCTGTAAGTCGAGCGAATGCCCCATGATAAAATGTATAGTCAGGGACCCATGTGACATGAgtacatttataaatattagtcGAACTTACAACTTTCTTAAAGTAGagtatatatatgaatgtacACTCTACTAATCATTTgctttttaataattattaatgcCACTTTACCAAGCCGCTTCTAATGTTTTGTTCTTGACGAGTCACATCAtcattttgtataaaattaGGTGCTTTTTCTTATATCATTATACCTTCTTAACAAATATCCCtatcattatttatattatttaaagcAAAAACAATTGTATATATAAAGAACATGAAAGAATAGCCATATTTTCCTTTAAACACATATTAACTTAGCAAAGTAGGCTTTAACATTAGGGGTTTCATTGCATTAATTTTTTGCAACCTCTCTATTGAATTTACTGCAGCCTAAGTGACTAATAATTATTGTCATCTGAGCAAAATTCTAATTATACGTCAATACCATCATGTAGTGGCAATTAGAGCAACTTAAATGTCAGTGCATCCATTTGACAAAAGGCACCTAAATTACTCATTGAAATAAACTTTAGGGTTCAAAATAAAACGCTACCTGCTTCTGTTGCATTGACTTTGCTTCTGTATATCATACCTAATCGATTTATGATTAGGTATGATATCATATCCCCTTTAATTACCTCCCAGATAGGTGTGATCAATTTATGATTGTTAGCCACCAttggtatatgtatatatatatagagagagagagagagaggtgtatACACatggatttttcttctttttttttttttttttttgccttgtGTGAATATATGAACCATTAGGGTCTGGGGCAAACCACTTGTTGATACACAAATTCTTGCAATAGAGAAATTGGGGATCATAAAATTATCACATTTAGacacttttaattataaaaaaaaaagtctcttGGTCATTTATCTACATCTCTATACTGAGTGGTGTGAAAGAACAAAAAACTATTCTTTTTTGCTTGAGTGAAGAAATGGACTGTAGGGGTCTAGGTCAAACTACTTGTTGAGACATGATCGTACAATAGAGAAAAACGAAACCCACAAGATTGTCACATCTAAGCAATTATTTGTACCATTTGATCTCTCCACTCGAGTAATATGTAAGAAgactaaacttttttttttctttattacttaagtaaaaatatatatgaatcatAACCGGCAAACTATTCTACGAGGCAAGATGCCACGCATATCACCAGTGTTAGATTTGTGTATGTAATTAATGACACCACACACCTAAGAGGAGGATGAATTgagtgattttaaaaaattaattaagtttaaagAAATGTAAACACTCGATGAGATTTTAATGCAAAAATGGTGGTGATTAAGAATGATGCTTAAGAATAACAATGAAGTGAAACATAAATGCAAAAATCACACAACTGATTTATAgtagtggttcaacccaaatgGTCTAATCCACTATTTTACCTCATCATTGGGATTTTAAAACATCCACTAAAATCTCTCACTTGACCCCAAATAGGGCCTATAGTATTATAACTAGGAATGCAACCTTTTACTTATCAAATTAGGTCTCCAGCAATCTTGCTAggaaatgtataataattttataatataagataatttgAGAGATGAATCTTTTAATTACAATTGTCTCTCAAAATTAAACATAGAGGCTTGAACAATTGATACAAAATGATTTAtaaagccttttgagagaaaatttagaaatactTCAGCACTTGAATGAGATTGTAAAATTTGAAACTTGCAATAGTTTCTCTAACCCCTTAAATGCACCATTAGACTTGTATTTTTAGGCTTCACCTACCCTTTGAATTTAATAGCTGTTAATGGAGTTGTTAGTCACCATAAATTATCTGCAAAACTAGCCGTTAAAGACATCTGCgacaaaaatagtcaactagATTAAGAGATGGTCAACCAGTTAGAGGAAACCCTAAGGAAACGATCGATAGGCATAGCAAAAACTATCAATTGAGTTGAAGTCAATCGATTGGATTTCATGTAGTAACGGTCGACCACACTTGGCCAAGAGCTTGCATTTGTTCAATTGATCACTAGCTTGGGTAGTAGATTGACAATAAGACTTCAAGTGGTCGATCGTACCTCATATGCGATCGAGAGCTTTGCctttgcattttaaaaaaattgcttCATTTTTCAAGTGATTTAAGACCATTTTtgaagaattaattttaaataattcttttaacataaaaacttatttttctcaaataccatcaagaattttgagaataaaattttggcattggacgaaattgatttttattttggtacttATGAAATGAGATAGACGCACCAAGTAAAAATTCacttaaacaattttttttcatcattaaagTAATactttttttcatcatcaaaaacaaaacaaagagcaaaacaacaaatgaggtgtatatatattaatatttaataaaaaataattttttttaaaaaaatacataggAATTAGTAATAATCACATGGGACAAAGAAAAAGACTTGCTAGGCTGCTTTTTCAATGTTTTTTAGCTAgcaagaaaataacaaaaaagggcTTGCTAAAATATAGTCATATTTTGTGAGGTGCTACATACTGTCacatatataaaacatatatattgatAGTGTTTCATGtacaaaaattatacaaaatatcatCACTCCAtgcataaaaataattgaactcGAAAACCATTATTaccactttatatatatatatatacagcccAGCTGTTTCACTGAAAATAAGGTCAATCACAACCAGTCCTAGTTATTGTGTCATCAATGAGCCCATATTAAGGTTGGTGTAGATGCTAGATTTTCCATGATCCTTCAATTAATTTGCCTTTGAAATCCAACATAATCGGGTTGGTTAA
The sequence above is a segment of the Diospyros lotus cultivar Yz01 chromosome 7, ASM1463336v1, whole genome shotgun sequence genome. Coding sequences within it:
- the LOC127806990 gene encoding GDSL esterase/lipase At5g33370-like, with protein sequence MAASSYSSSFSCLWLLLALALAADGVFRQAEARAFFVFGDSLVDSGNNNYLATTARADSPPYGIDYPTHRPTGRFSNGLNIPDIISQSIGSEPTLPYLSPELTGQKLLVGANFASAGIGILNDTGVQFVNIIRISQQLAYFQQYQERVSRMIGREQTTKMVNQALVLITLGGNDFVNNYFLVPYSARSRQYALPDYVKYLITEYRKILQRLYDLGARRVLVTGTGPLGCVPAELGMRSRDGNCVPELQQAAGLFNPQLIQMINSLNQKLGSHIFIAANAQEMHNDFIRDPAAYGFVTSKIACCGQGPNNGIGLCTVVSNLCPNRDLYAFWDPFHPSEKANKIIVQQIMTGSTKYMSPMNLSTIMALDSSMA